The window AACCTGATATCCAGGTTGTcatattcatctttcttttcatcACCTACATACTAAGTGTCCTAGGAAATTTGACTATCATCATTCTCACTCTAGTAGATCCTCACCTCCAGACCCCCATGTATTTCTTCCTCCGGAATTTCTCCTTCTTAGAAGTTTCTTTCACATCCATTTTTATTCCCAGATTTCTGACCAGCGTGACAACAGGAAATAAAGTCATCAGTTTTGCTGGATGCTTGGTTCAATATTTTTTTGCTATATTTCTTGGGGCAACAGAGTTTTATCTCTTGGCTTCTAtgtcctatgaccgctatgtTGCCATATGCAAACCCCTGCATTATCTGATCATTATGAGCAATCGGGTCTGCATACAACTCGTGTTCTGTTCCTGGCTGGGAGGATTCCTAGCTATCTTACCCCCAATCATCCTGATGAGCCAGGTGGATTTCTGTGCCTCCAATATTCTGAATCACTATTACTGTGATTATGGGCCCCTTCTGGAGCTTGCCTGCTCAGACACAAGCATCCTAGAAGTGATGGTCATCTTCTTGGCAGTTGTGACTCTGGTGGTTACTCTACTGCTGGTGACATTTTCTTATACGTACATTATCAGGACCATTTTGAGGATCccttctgcccagcaaaggaaaaaggCTTTTTCTACTTGTTCTTCCCACATGATTGTCATATCCCTCTCTTATGGCAGCTGCATGTTTATGTACATTAATCCCTCTGCAAAAGAAGAAGGTTCTTTCAACAAAGGAATAGCTGTACTCATTACCTCAATTACTCCGTTGTTAAACCCCTTCATTTATACTCTAAGAAATCAGCAAGTGAAGCAAGCATTCAAGGATGCTGTCAAAAAGATTGTGAAGCTTTAAAAgacagaatacatttttttaaatttatttattcatgggagacagagacagagagagagaggcagagacatagggagagggagaggcaggactccatcccaggaccccgggatcatgatctgagccaaaggtaaacacccgaccactgagccaccaagtttCCCCAAGACACAACacatttcaatgaaaaatatatttcacttacTAAATGCTTATTGAGTGTCTATAATGTTTCAAATGCTGCACTGGCCCTGGAGGATAAATATATGAATAGCATATATCTTAATTTCAAGGAATCTGCAGCCTAATATGACAGAGGGGTGTTAAGGTGTAAATCCATGTATTAAGTTtacaaaaaataagagaacatgGTGAGTACtgttagagaaggaaaaaaaattagaatccaTACAAAGAATAGTTGAAGAGAACTATTTTCCAGAAATGACTTGaaattcaaaaagcaaaatacattGCTTATTTAGAAGTGTAGAAAGATAAGAAtttagagtgagaaagagagggaatcaTGAAGGTATTATTTAATCATAAACTATGGAGTTAGTCGACATTGGTTAAGTCAAGAGAAGTTTTAAGAAAAGAAGTTATATTATTAGCATCATTTTGGAGGAAATCTAGCAATGGTATAGTTCTTCCTCATAGAGTTCTGAAGACTATGACTCCATCAAAGAGTTAGTAATTTTGATTCTCCTCCCCTTTGTCATTCATCTTTCAACTGTAGCTGTTACAACTTTCATCCTtccctaaaggaaaataaaagaatacacatttttttccacttttctctgAATGAAGTGAGAATTCTCAAGATTTCATCAACTTATATGTCCATTTTCCAGAAGTCATATGGTTAGAAGTGGCTTTGAGAGCCAAGGTTAAAAGCCTTTCACTTCTAGACAGGATCTACTGTTGCTTTTCTTAGCAAACATCTTATTAAGTTAATGGGTAAGATCTCCCACTCTCTTTCTTTGGTagtttctggttatttttttagAATGTTCTAAATTATGAGTATTAGCAACCAAATGCAAATAGACTAATCTAACCAAGAACTCTATGCATGGATTCAAGGTAACAATTTGAATATGAATTGAAGGTGGAAGGGCCTCAACTTCAAAGGAACCAAAAATGTTTTTGGAAATCTGAGTACTTGCACATAGTTTAGTAATATTCTAATGCACTGCAGATTGCTTATTACCATTTGAGGTACAAATGGAACATTATCTGGTATGTTCACATGCTTTCTATGTGGTAATATTGTTGAGTGGAATGATGCTTCTTGGGCACTTAAGCAACAAATttatcagcaatgtccacaatagccaaactatggaatgAGCCCAggtatccatcaacagataaataaatacagaatatgtagtgtgtgtgtgtgtgtgtgtgtgtgtgtgtgtataatggaatactactaaggcatcagaaaatgaaatcttgccaattgcaatgacatggatgcaACTAAAGGATGTTATGCTAAGAgcaataaatcaatcagagaaaaacaattgtcATATGGTcgcactcatatgtagaatttaagaaacaaaatagaggatcacaggggaagagagaaaaagttgttttaaatgaaataaggagACAAATCATATGAGACtctataattttgtaaaatattttatttattttatctattcattcatgagaaacacagagacacagacagagacacatgcagagggagaagtaggctctttgcaggcaacctgatgtgggactcaa of the Canis lupus baileyi chromosome 9, mCanLup2.hap1, whole genome shotgun sequence genome contains:
- the LOC140639328 gene encoding olfactory receptor 6C4, which encodes MKNRTFTEFILLGFTNQPDIQVVIFIFLFITYILSVLGNLTIIILTLVDPHLQTPMYFFLRNFSFLEVSFTSIFIPRFLTSVTTGNKVISFAGCLVQYFFAIFLGATEFYLLASMSYDRYVAICKPLHYLIIMSNRVCIQLVFCSWLGGFLAILPPIILMSQVDFCASNILNHYYCDYGPLLELACSDTSILEVMVIFLAVVTLVVTLLLVTFSYTYIIRTILRIPSAQQRKKAFSTCSSHMIVISLSYGSCMFMYINPSAKEEGSFNKGIAVLITSITPLLNPFIYTLRNQQVKQAFKDAVKKIVKL